The following nucleotide sequence is from Sander lucioperca isolate FBNREF2018 chromosome 19, SLUC_FBN_1.2, whole genome shotgun sequence.
ccaaatttctaTATGTAGCAGGCCTGGCCTCAGTACCGGTTACCTGCGTTGTGTCTGACCAGGTAACCGGCCTGGCGTCAGCACCGGTTCATCGGCGACCTgacagctgctggttagtaaatacgcaggaacaccaaaaacgggaggaagcgtgggttaatatgtggattgatactgggatgtctacacaactgtgagactcgattgacttcaaaaagttcgccactttactcgaaccaaagttgaaaacacctgttgatgtctgtcttctttagtctgttggctatttaggtttttttcctggaacacgtcacttacacattttgctcTTACTgctgcgtcttgtgtagactgtttacatatttatgaccttatgtaggctacattttatttactggtgttattgttgaatacattgtgaatacatatttccaaaattgtataatgtttttgttgagttattattacacaatactttttctgacctttttgaatcccccgacaaataacccatattacacaaaaagactaaaactaataaaaactaaactaaaactaagcattttcaaaaaataaaaactaaactaaactagcaaacccgcaataaaaactaattaaaactaaattgaatttgaaaacaaaaagtcaaaacaaaataaaaataaaaactaatgaaaaatgcaaaactataataaccttggttgCAACagtgtgaaaatgtgaaaaaaactacaaagtttgcttaggccaaaaagaacgttaatcttgcgctaaaaaaattgacgccgttaaaatgggtttgcgttaacgccgttaataacgcgtttaactgacagcactaatatttatatatatatatatatatatatatatatatatatatatatatatatatatatattcagacttgtgtctgtagatttctcctaagTTCATGCCTCATTTacatattcatacatacattataGAAAACTAGTCTTAATGTCAGTAATAATCTGCTGATATCTGTTGGTTAAATGTTTCCCTGCAGTGTCTCCTCTTATTAAatgagaataaataaatgtgtgttctGGCCCAGCAGAGGGCGCTGTGACCATGCCTCCCTGTGCTGCTCTCTCATTGGTCGGCCTGCTCCTGCTAACTCTGGTCTCCTCCGAGCCCGCCGACTCCTCCCTGGACGATCTGACCAATAGGAATGCAGACTTCGGCGCGAGGCTGTACCGAGCCGTCTGCAGCCGGACCGACGACAACGTCTTCCTGTCAACGTTCACGCTGTCGGCCGCGCTGCTGGCGCTGCTCAGCGCCGCCAACGGGTCGACCCAGGAACAGCTGCTGCAGGGACTCACTCTCACCGGACTGGACCCGCAGACACTGCCAGGTGGGTCAGGGGTCAGATACACTGCCAGGTGGGTCAGGGGTCAGATACACTGCCAGGTGGGTCAGGGGTTAAGTATTCTAATTCAAAAGGAATACAGGTTGCAATAGGACAAAGAATTATCAACTCAAAACTAATGATCCTGATGGTAAATATGGCTTTTATCTGTGTAAATATCTCATGTTAGCAAACAAAGATgatgagtgaagcaaatctagcaGACACCTGCATATTTTACAAGCATTAGGCTGGTGGATAGTGCTAGTTTATAACCCTGCTGTGTTGTTACAAGCATTAGTCTGGTGGATGGTGCTAGTTTATAACCCTGCTGTGTTGTTACAAGCATTAGTCTGGTGGATGGTGCTAGTTTATAACCCTGCTGTGTTGTTACAAGCATTAGTCTGGTGGATGGTGCTAGTTTATAACCCTGCTGTGTTGTTACAAGCATTAggctggtggatggtgctaGTTTATAACCCTGCTGTGTTGTTACAAGCATTAggctggtggatggtgctaataTATAACCCTGCTGTGTTGAAGGGGAGTGCAAGGATGGGTGGTGTCCGGCTGATTGTAGTGGGCTGGTCTACGGGTGGTGGGCTGGTCTAGGTGGTGTCAGGCTGATTGTGGTGGGCTGGTCTAGGTGGTGTCCGGCTGATTGTGGTGGACTGGTCTAGGTGGTGTCTGGCTGATTGTGATGGGCTGGTCTAGGTGGTGTCAGGCTGATTGTGGTGGACTGGTCTAGGTGGTGTCTGGCTGATTGTGGTGTGCTGGTCTAGGTGGTGTCCGGCTGATTGTGGTGGGCTGGTCTAGGTGGTGTCTGGCTGATTGTGGTGGACTAGTCTGGGTGGTGTCTGGCTGATTGTGGTGCGCTGGTCTAGGTGGTGTCCGACTGATTGTGGTGGGCTGGTCTAGGTGGTGTCTGGCTGATTGTGGTGGACTGGTCTGGGTGGTGTCTGGCTGATTGTGGTGCGCTGGTCTACGGGTGGGGGGCTGGTCTAGGTGGTGTCTGGCTGATTGTGGTGCGCTGGTCTACGGGTGGGGGGCTGGTCTAGTTCAGACAGTAGGTGTGTTTGATGTAATCTATAAACGGCGGTTCTCTCTTGTTCTCAGATCTGTTCCAGACTCTGAGTGCCGGCGTGCAGCAGGGCAGCGCCGCCATGACCCTGAAGCAAGGCGTGGCCGTGTTTCCGGCACAAGGCGTCCAGGTGTCTCCGTCCTACCTGGACCTGCTGCAGACCAAGTTCGGCGGCAGCGTGATGAATGTGGCGTACGCGGCTCCGCCAGAGGCCGCCGAAGCCATCAACCTGTGGGCGGAGGAGATGACTGGAGACCAGGTCCAGGAACTGGTGCCCGACCCAGAGCCCCAGACCCAGCTGCTGCTCGCCACTGCTGCCGCATACAACGGTAACTAGGGGGGGGGTCACAGGGGGGGTTACGGGAGGGGGTTATACCAGGGTAACTATCATCTGTCTGGGGGGGGTCACAGGGGGGCTTATACCAGGGTAACTATCATCTgtctggggggggggtcacGGGGGGGGTCATACCAGGGTAACTATCATCTGTCCTGGGGGGGATCACAGGGGGGTCATACCAGGGTAACTATCATCTGTCTGGGGGGGTCACACCAGGGTAACTATCATCTGTCTGGGGGGGTCACAGGGGGGTCATACCAGGGTAACTATCATCTGTCTGGGGGGATCACGGGGGGGTCATTTTATAACTCTTCTGtctgtataaataaagtttgattgtaTTTTGTCTCTTGCAGTGAGGTTCAGTCCGTCCTTTAACGAGTCCTTGACTCAGGACGAGCGTTTCTACGTGGGAAAGTATCACGTGGTCATGGTTCCCATGATGTTCCGGGCTGATAAGTACTTCCTGGCGTACGACCGCTCGCTGAAGGCCGGCGTGCTGAAGCTGCCGATGGCGGGCGGAGCGGCCATGTTGGTGGTGCTGCCGGACGAAGACGTGGACGTCACAGCAGTGGAAGAGGAAATGACCGGAGAGAAGATCCAGGCCTGGATCAGACAGCTGAAGAAGACGTGAGACTAGCTAAcccttcctctctccttcttcaTTCTCTCTCTATTGTTTTATAAAACTAAATTTagtgctgcacaatatattgttttttaaactgttgtcataatatcaactggcgcaatatatatatgtatattagggccgggactcgattaaaaaaattaatctaattaattagaggctttgtaattaattaatcgaaattaatcgcattttaatcggtcgggctaacgtccacgctaactcctatgtgttttgcgttgaggtgatatttgaggctcgatgtgctgcggtgatacgcaaattccttgttgcatagcttgcacacaaccatgctcttgtcgacgcttccatcctttcgttttttaaaacaaaatttcccatccacggggccaagcaaagcggtctcgtcagcttcttcgttcatgttcactgtggtttgttgttgtcggaagtcaagaacgctagttggtgctccagtataatcggtccgtcgaaactcattcattgaaaaacgttccgcggtgcaaaaataagtgtggttaaaattatgttatttattttttgcgtaattaattaacgcgttaaagtcccggccctaatatatatatatatatatatatatatatattagggctgtcaaaataatgcgttaattttgattaattcatctgagaaaaaataaatcaaataacgcagattaatccattccatattgaggtttgacccggagccgttctagccaccattggactgtaaaatgaaggagggagatgagaatgtgctgcctggatcattaactggaacatttacttgtaaaaatcttcttcctgccaaccctggctaccgaaatctggagccactgatatgtctgctcttctctctgatgctctgaaacagacggcaacaaaaacaccgctgcacgggacgctagttaacactatactcaacagcagctaacgttagcctaccgctagctagttaacactatactcgacagcagctaacgttagcctaccgctagctagttaacactatactcaacagcagccaacgttagcctaccgctagctagttaacactatactcgacagcagctaacgttagcctaccgctagctagttaacactatactagacagcagctaactttagcctaccgctagctaatggctggattaaaaacggttaaaatgctgacagctaacgctaaacggtgtaaagtatgactgtgttttactgtagaggattcaacgtaaataaatgttatttttattgttagacattattattaaatcatttaattttgaccatatggccttagcaataaacaagccgttctttaatgtcaccaactgttgtttagtaccctttgttttcttttgtcattgtttttttagttctgccttttatattcaaaagaaagttggaaatgatttcctttcattagttTTAAATCCAACAAGCAGTCTGTTGGATTTAACAGATTACTAAAaccagcagaactgagaacacgcTAATATCTGGTTATCTTAACTACCCtagttaggggtccaagcccgagggggcTCCCAGTACCAGCTACCCTggttaggggtccaagcccgagggggcTCCCAGTACCAACTACCCTggttaggggtccaagcccgagggggcTCCCAGTACAAACTACCCtagttaggggtccaagcccgagggggcTCCCAGTACCAGCTACCCTggttaggggtccaagcccgagggggcTCCCAGTACCAGCTACCCTggttaggggtccaagcccgagggggcTCCCAGTACCAACTACCCtagttaggggtccaagcctgaGGGGGGTCCCAGTACCAACTACCCtagttaggggtccaagcccgagggggcTCTGATGTATTCGTAAAGATTGTTATTTTTCCGGAGGTCAAAGTGGTTCTGCAGCCTACAACGTACAAGTTACGCAAGTGAAACTTTAACGGATAGTAGAGAGTGTGATGCATGCCTTGGAAAGGAAGAATGAGACATATccaccagcagggggcgctataaaaAACAAGAATGGGTTTCACCCCATAACTCCCATACCGTACATCGTACATTCAAAAACGTTACATCCCCGCGTTCCTGAATTCAGCtaaatcacgtgatataggccacgcccatttccgcctagacatTTATTGCAGTAAAATCACGATTTGTtgtaaacctactttttcgaactcctcctaggccGTGCGTCCGATTTGTACGAAACTTGGCACATAGCATCCTCGGTTGGACCAGactaaaagttatcaaaagaatttagCTACGTTAAAATATACGGAAATAACGAACAAACTAATTTTTGTAGTTAGCCACCAAACACGAACATTAGGATATCTCAGCCAAATTTGCAGTTTACGACGGACCTTGCAGCTCGCGCATTGCGATATTTCCTGACGTTTGCCTCGCCGCCATCGTCGTGCGGGCTCCACGGGTtggggaggcttggacccccgGTCAttactgcttgcagttctagttaaaAGTTTGATCTTTGATaaagaaatgaaatgtattttgaaactagttttctgctgttttattttgtaaacagGAAGCTGGAGGTGCAGCTTCCTCGTTTCCTGTTGGAGCGTTCGTACTCTCTGCGGGACGTCCTGCAGACGCTCGGCATCACTCAGGTGTTTCAGGACGACGCTGACATCAGCAACATGGGCGGAGCCGAAGGACTCAAACTCACACAGGTGAGAGAGACGataggctcgttggagatgagccaggtctgagCAGAGTCCATcaccgcccaatgcatgctgggtagcCTTCCTAGAGAGAAGAGGGACCCCCAGCTCTAGTTCTCTCAGAGGGATCCTCAGCTCTAGTTCCCTCAGAGGGATCCCCAGCTCTAGTTCCCTCAGAGGGACCCCCAGCTCTAGTTCTCTCAGAGGGACCCCCAGCTCTAGTTCCCTCAGAGGGACCCCCAGCTCTAGTTCTCTCAGAGGGACCCCCAGCTGTAGTTCTCTCAGAGGGACCCCCAGCTCTAGTTCCCTCAGAGGGACCCCCAGCTCTAGTTCTCTCAGAGGGACCCCCAGCTCTAGTTCCCTCAGATGGACCCCCCAGCTCTAGTTCTCTCAGAGGGACCCCCAGCTCTAGTTCTCTCAGAGGGACCCCCAGCTCTAGTTCCCTCAGAGGGACCCCCAGCTCTAGTTCTCTCAGAGGGACCCCCAGCTCTAGTTCCCCTCAGAGGGATCCCCAGCTCTAGTTCTCTCAGAGGGACCCCCAGCTCTAGTTCCCTCAGAGGGACCCCCAGCTCTAGTTCTCTCAGAGGGACCCCCAGCTCTAGTTCCCTCAGAGGGACCCCCAGCTCTAGTTCTCTCAGAGGGACCCCCAGCTCTAGTTCTCTCAGAGGGACCCCCAGCTCTAGTTCCCTCAGAGGGACCCCCAGCTCTAGTTCTCTCAGAGGGACCTCCCAGCTCTAGTTCCCCTCAGAGGG
It contains:
- the LOC116061130 gene encoding protein Z-dependent protease inhibitor-like, whose amino-acid sequence is MPPCAALSLVGLLLLTLVSSEPADSSLDDLTNRNADFGARLYRAVCSRTDDNVFLSTFTLSAALLALLSAANGSTQEQLLQGLTLTGLDPQTLPDLFQTLSAGVQQGSAAMTLKQGVAVFPAQGVQVSPSYLDLLQTKFGGSVMNVAYAAPPEAAEAINLWAEEMTGDQVQELVPDPEPQTQLLLATAAAYNVRFSPSFNESLTQDERFYVGKYHVVMVPMMFRADKYFLAYDRSLKAGVLKLPMAGGAAMLVVLPDEDVDVTAVEEEMTGEKIQAWIRQLKKTKLEVQLPRFLLERSYSLRDVLQTLGITQVFQDDADISNMGGAEGLKLTQVHHKSRVSVAENDDITAGGGASVFSTLPPRLTVNRPFLFIVYEAASRSVLAMGRVIDPSSK